The following nucleotide sequence is from Streptomyces sp. 6-11-2.
CCCGCGACGGATCGAGCAGCCGCGTCCGGGCGACGAGCAGAGCCACGTCGTCGCTCGGATGCTCCGGCAGCATGACCTCCATCAGCGCCTGGCAGGTCTCCTCCGGCGTCCGGTCCGCGGGCGCGACGGTCTCGGCGAGCATCGACAGCCCCTCGTCGATGTCCCGCCCGCGGTCCTCGATCAGACCGTCGGTGAACAGCACGAGCCGGCTGCCCTCCGGCAGGCTCAGCTCACCCGACTCGAACGGATGCCCGCCCACCCCCAGCGGTGGTGCCAGGGGAAGGTCCGGGAAGGTCACCCGGCCCATGGGGTCCACCACGGCCGGTACGACGTGCCCGGCGCGGGAGATGGCGCAGTGCCCGCCCACCGGGTCGTAGATGGCGTACAGGCAGGTGGCGCCCGTGACCGCGGACACCTCGCCGTCCGCGCTCGCCGTCTGGCTGTCCAGCCGCATCACCATCTCGTCCAGATGGCCGAGCAGTTCGTCGGGAGGCAGGTCCAGGGACGAGAAGTTCAGCACCGCCGTGCGCAGCCGGCCCATCGTCACCGCCGCGTGCAGCCCGTGCCCCACGACGTCGCCGACCACCAGCGCCACCCGGAAGCCGGGCAGGGGGATGACGTCGAACCAGTCGCCGCCGACCCCGGACTGGGCCGGCAGATACCGCCACGCCACCTCCAGCGCGTCCTGGTCGGGCAGGTCCCTGGGGAGCAGACTGCGCTGAAGCGTCACCGCCATCGCGTGCTCGCGGGAGTAGCGGCGCGCGTTGTCGATCGCCACCGCCGCCCGGGCCACCAGCTCCTCGGTGACCGCGACGTCCTCCTCCTCGAACCGGGCCGAGCCGGCGCCCCGCCAGAAGTTGACCATGCCGAGGAGCACGCCCCGCGCCCTGAGGGGCACGGTGATCAGCGAATGGATGCCGTGGTCGAGCACCCGGACCGCGCCCTGGGGATCCCGGGACCGCCAGTCCTGCGCGCGGTGCAGATCCGGCACCAGCACCGCCTCGCCGCGCCGCAGCGCCGCCCCCATCGACGTGTCGGCCACCACGAACTCGATGAGGTCGCCCACCGGCTGGAGCGGGCTGTGCGTGTCCGTCCCGTACAACCCGGTGCGGCGCATCCGGGACGTCGATCCGGTGGGCTCCTCGCCGCGCAGCACGGACTCCAGCAGTTCCACGGTGACGATGTCCGCCGCCTGCGGGACAGCCACCTCGGCCAGTTCCTGAGAGGTACGCCGTACGTCCAGCGTCGTGCCGATGCGCACCCCGGCCTCGTACAGCAGCGTCAGGCGTTCACGGGCCAGCTCGGCCCGGCCGGACAGGGCGCGCAGTTCGGTGGTGTCACGGAAACTGGCCACCAGGCCCGGAGCGTTGCCGTACGGGGCGGTGCGCCGGGTGTTGACCGCCAGCAGCCGGTCCCCGGCCGGGAACACCGCGTCGGACGCGACCGCGCCCGAGTTCAGCAGCCGAGTCATCTCCGGCCCCAGGCCCAGGTCCGTGACGTGCCGCTGGTCGGCGTCGTGGGGGAGGTCCAGCAGCCGGCGCGCCTCGTCGTTGGCGAGCAGGAGCCGTCCGCCGGCGTCGACGATCAGCACGCCCTCGCGCACCGCGTGCAGCACGGCGTCGTGGTGCTCGTACATGCGGGTCATCTCGGTCGGGCCGAGACCGCGGGTCTGACGGCGCAGCCGCCGGCTGACGAGGAAGGTGCCGCCGGTCGCGAGCACCACGGCCAGCGCCGCCGCGTCCAGCACCATCGGTATCTGCTGGTCCAGGAGGTGCCCCAGGGTCTGGAACTCGATTCCCGCGGTGACGATGCCGATCACGTGCCGGCCGGCGCCCACCACGGGTACCACCGCGCGGACGGAGTCGGTGGGGCTGCCGTGGAACGTCTCGGTGAAGGTCTTGCCCGCGATGGCCCGGCCGATCTCCTGCGCCGGGGTGCCGACCAGCTGCGGTTCCGGGTCGGTGAGCCGCACGCCCCGCTTGTTCAGTACGGAGATGTAGTCGACACCGGAACTCAGCTGCGCCTTCTCCGCCGGGATCTTCAGCAGTGCCGACGGATCGGGCGACTGGAGGGCCACCGCCGTACCGGGTGCCTGCGCGAACGCCTCCGCGACGGCCAGGGAGCGCGCCTTGGCGGTGTTCTCCCCGTCGTACCGCCGCTGGAGCACCACGGCGGAGGCGGCCGCGGCGACCAGCACGAGTATGACGATCACCTGCAACAGGAAGACCTGCGCGGCCACCGTGCCGGGCCGCCAGGACGGTGGAAAACGAAACCCGCTCGTGCTCCGGGCCGTCCAGGTCACCGGACGGCGGCGGGCCTGATCGTCCGCCCGCCGCTCATCGAACGGCGGTAGCGCTGCCCTCCGGGGCTGGCGGGAACAACCGACCACGTTCTCATTTCTAACACCGTGCTTCCCTGCCGGGCGACCGGTTTGTTCGATCAATCCCTGTTCGCTCCATCCCATTGCGGCTGGGTGGGTTCGCCTAGATTTCGTCAGGCAGGGGCTGCTCCGTCCAGATCGTCTTGCCGGAGCCTGTGTACCGGGTGCCCCAGCGCTGCGCGAGCTGGGCGACCAGGAACAGGCCGCGTCCGCCCTCGTCGGTGCTGCGCGCGCGCCGCAGGTGCGGGGAGGTGTGGCCGCCGTCGGAGACCTCGCAGATCAGGGTGCGCTCGTGGATGAGCCGCAGATTGATCGGCCCGTGGGCGTGGCGGATGGCGTTGGTGACCAGTTCGCTGACGATCAGCTCGGTGGTGAAGGCCAGTTCCTCGAGGTTCCACTGGGACAGCCGGTCGTTGACGTCGTCGCGCATCACGCGCACGGCCGACGGGTCGGCGGGTACGTGCCAGGACGCCACGCGGTCGGGGCTGAGGACACGCGTCCTGGCGATGAGGAAGGCGACGTCGTCACGCGGCCGGTCCGACAGCAGGGCGCGGACCATGATGTCGCAGATCTCCTCCAGCGGCCGGTCGGGGTGGGCCAGGGCGAAGCACAGCCGCTCGATGCCGACATCGACGTCCTGGTCCGACGCCTGGATCAGCCCGTCGGTGTAGAGGGCGACGACGCTTCCCTCCTCCAACGGGATCTCGGCCGACTCGAACGGCAGGCCGCCCAGCCCCAGGGGCGGCCCGGCGGGGATGTCGGGGAACTCCACGGGCTCGGTCAGGTGCGCGACGGCCGGGGTGGGGTGTCCGGCGCGGGCCACGACCATTGTCCGGGCGATGGGGTCGTAGATGGCGTACACACAGGTCGCGCCGGCCGCCGCCGGGCCCTCGGCGGCCGCCTCGGCCTCGTCCGACAGACGCATCACCAGGTCGTTCACGTGCGCCAGCAGTTCGTCCGGGGACTGATCCAGGTCGGCCAGCGTCTGCACGGCGGCGCGCAGCCGCCCCATGCTGGCGGCGGCGTGCAGGCCGTGCCCGATCACGTCGCCCACCACCAGCGCGACCCGGGCACTGGAGAGCGGGATGACGTCGAACCAGTCCCCACCCACCCCCGACTCCGCGTCGGCGGGGAGATAGCGGTGGGCGACCTCGACGGCGTTGTGCGGGGGCAGGTTGGGCGGCAGCAGACTGGTCTGGAGGGTGAGCGCGGCCTGGTGCTCGCGGGCGAAGCGCCGGGCGTTGTCCACGCACACGGCGGCCCGTGCCACGAGATCCTCGATCAGGAGCTGGTCGTCCTCGGTGAAGGGATCGGGGTTCTCCCACCGCAGCAGGGTCACCACACCCATCGTGACGCCGCGGGCCCGCAGCGGCAGCACCAGGTGCGTGTGCACACCGAACCGGTTGATCCCGGTCCACCGCACCGGGTCGTCGGGGAGCCAGGGCGTGCCCGGGCCGAGGGCCTCACGGCTGGGTTCTCCGGTGGCCAGGCAGCGGTTCTGCAGGGACCCCGGCGGGTACCGGATGGGTTCGCCGACCTCGGCGATCACCTTGGGCAGGTCCGGCCGGATGGACAGATGGGCCGCCCGGCGCAGCGTGACCGGGCCGCCCGGCGAGCGGATGGGCGGGCCCTTCCCGGTGGTCGCGACGTCCAGGAGGTCGATGGCCACGAAGTCGGCGAGCTGCGGGACGGCGACCTCCGCGAACTCGCGGACCGTGCGGTCGAGATCCAGCGTGGTTCCGATGTGTTCGCTGGCGGCGTTCAGCAGTACCAGCCGCTCGCGGGTCGGGTCCTGGACGGTGACGTCCCGGGCGGCGTAGCAGATCCCGAGCGTTCGGCCCGCGTCGTCGTGCAGTGGGAAGAAGGAGCGCGGCCGGGTGCGCTCGCGGCCGAGCCGGCCCGTCCTGCCGTGCCGGGGCGGCGTGTGGGCGACGGTGACCTGGGGCTGCCCGGAGAGCAGCGTCCGCCGGGTGTGCCGGGTCACGACCGGCGACGGCCTGCCCTCGTCGGCGCCGGTCGGGGTGGTGCGGATCGCGTCGGTACCGGTAGGGGCTGTGCCGGTCGCCTTGGTGCCGGCAAAGGCGGTGCCGGGCGCGTGGGTTTCGGGAGGGGTGCCTGCCGGGACGCCTGCCCCGAGAACCAGCCAGTCGCGGCGGCCGTCGGCGGCGAGCAGCGGGCACACGCGCACGATGAGCCGCACCGTGTGACCCGCGCGGTGGCGGAGCGTGACCTGCGCGTTCCCGGCGCGGTCGCTCCGGCGCAGCCGGGACATCGCGGCGGTCGGGTCGCGGCCGCGCAGCAGCGCCCGAGCGGGATGCCGTACGACGTCGGCGGTGGAGTAGCCGAGCAGGTCCTGGGCCCCCTGGCTCCAGTAGGTGATCAGCCCGTCGGCGTCGACGACCGCCACCGCCGTGGTCGTGATGAGCGGATCACCCGGACTGCCGCCGCTCACGCCGTTGACGCGCATGCCTTCACCCTCATCCACGGGCAGGACCCCCACCGGCCATGTTGCCATCGGGGGCGGTGTCCCGCCGCCCGGGAAACGGGCAGCGCGAGGAGGGGGGCGACGCGGGCGGGACGGACGGAGCGGGGAGGGGGGCGACGCGCGCCGGACGGGCGGAGCGGGCAGCGCGGGCGGGCCGGTCCGCGCGGCCGGCTACGCTCCCGCAGCCAGTGCCTTCAGCGGCTGGTCGGTCAGCCGGTACACCGTCCACTCGTCCTGCGGGCGTGCCCCCAGGGCCTCGTAGAAGCCGATCGCCGGACGGTTCCAGTTCAGGACCGACCACTCCAGGCGTTCGTACCCGCGCTCGACGCACACCCGGGCCAGCTCCGTCAGCAGGGCCCGGCCGTACCCGCCGCCGCGGGCCTCCGGGCGGACGTAGAGGTCCTCCAGGTAGATGCCGTGCACGCCCCGCCAGGTGGAGAAGTTGAGGAACCACAGGGCGAAGCCCACCGCTTCGCCGTCCTCGTCCTGCGCGATGTGCGCGAACGCCGCGGGATGCTCGCCGAACAGTGCCTCGGCGAGCTGCCGCGGTGTCGCCCGTACCTCGTCCAGGGCCTTCTCGTACTCGGCCAGTTCGCGGATCAGGGCGTGGATGACGGGGACGTCGGCGGGGGTCGCGGTGCGGATCATGGGCGCAGTCTCACACACCGCGTCCCGCCGACGGACAACGGGTGCGGATCAGACCGCGGGCGCCGGGTAGGTCGGGTACTCCACCCCGGAGACGTACTGGACGACGCGGATGACCTGGCAGGAGTAGCCGAACTCGTTGTCGTACCAGAGGTAGAGGATCGCGTTGTCGCCCTCGACCTTGGTGGCGCCGGCGTCGACGATCGAGGCGTGGCGCGAGC
It contains:
- a CDS encoding SpoIIE family protein phosphatase/ATP-binding protein — encoded protein: MGWSEQGLIEQTGRPAGKHGVRNENVVGCSRQPRRAALPPFDERRADDQARRRPVTWTARSTSGFRFPPSWRPGTVAAQVFLLQVIVILVLVAAAASAVVLQRRYDGENTAKARSLAVAEAFAQAPGTAVALQSPDPSALLKIPAEKAQLSSGVDYISVLNKRGVRLTDPEPQLVGTPAQEIGRAIAGKTFTETFHGSPTDSVRAVVPVVGAGRHVIGIVTAGIEFQTLGHLLDQQIPMVLDAAALAVVLATGGTFLVSRRLRRQTRGLGPTEMTRMYEHHDAVLHAVREGVLIVDAGGRLLLANDEARRLLDLPHDADQRHVTDLGLGPEMTRLLNSGAVASDAVFPAGDRLLAVNTRRTAPYGNAPGLVASFRDTTELRALSGRAELARERLTLLYEAGVRIGTTLDVRRTSQELAEVAVPQAADIVTVELLESVLRGEEPTGSTSRMRRTGLYGTDTHSPLQPVGDLIEFVVADTSMGAALRRGEAVLVPDLHRAQDWRSRDPQGAVRVLDHGIHSLITVPLRARGVLLGMVNFWRGAGSARFEEEDVAVTEELVARAAVAIDNARRYSREHAMAVTLQRSLLPRDLPDQDALEVAWRYLPAQSGVGGDWFDVIPLPGFRVALVVGDVVGHGLHAAVTMGRLRTAVLNFSSLDLPPDELLGHLDEMVMRLDSQTASADGEVSAVTGATCLYAIYDPVGGHCAISRAGHVVPAVVDPMGRVTFPDLPLAPPLGVGGHPFESGELSLPEGSRLVLFTDGLIEDRGRDIDEGLSMLAETVAPADRTPEETCQALMEVMLPEHPSDDVALLVARTRLLDPSRVAVWDVPLDVEAVSRVRGEVTRRLHDWGLEESCFATELVLSELLTNAIRYGAEPVRVRILLGRTLICEVSDGSSTSPHLRRAAITDEGGRGLFLVSQFADRWGTRYVPHGKVIWAELSLDGPPEPDPEALLDAMAW
- a CDS encoding SpoIIE family protein phosphatase, with the protein product MRVNGVSGGSPGDPLITTTAVAVVDADGLITYWSQGAQDLLGYSTADVVRHPARALLRGRDPTAAMSRLRRSDRAGNAQVTLRHRAGHTVRLIVRVCPLLAADGRRDWLVLGAGVPAGTPPETHAPGTAFAGTKATGTAPTGTDAIRTTPTGADEGRPSPVVTRHTRRTLLSGQPQVTVAHTPPRHGRTGRLGRERTRPRSFFPLHDDAGRTLGICYAARDVTVQDPTRERLVLLNAASEHIGTTLDLDRTVREFAEVAVPQLADFVAIDLLDVATTGKGPPIRSPGGPVTLRRAAHLSIRPDLPKVIAEVGEPIRYPPGSLQNRCLATGEPSREALGPGTPWLPDDPVRWTGINRFGVHTHLVLPLRARGVTMGVVTLLRWENPDPFTEDDQLLIEDLVARAAVCVDNARRFAREHQAALTLQTSLLPPNLPPHNAVEVAHRYLPADAESGVGGDWFDVIPLSSARVALVVGDVIGHGLHAAASMGRLRAAVQTLADLDQSPDELLAHVNDLVMRLSDEAEAAAEGPAAAGATCVYAIYDPIARTMVVARAGHPTPAVAHLTEPVEFPDIPAGPPLGLGGLPFESAEIPLEEGSVVALYTDGLIQASDQDVDVGIERLCFALAHPDRPLEEICDIMVRALLSDRPRDDVAFLIARTRVLSPDRVASWHVPADPSAVRVMRDDVNDRLSQWNLEELAFTTELIVSELVTNAIRHAHGPINLRLIHERTLICEVSDGGHTSPHLRRARSTDEGGRGLFLVAQLAQRWGTRYTGSGKTIWTEQPLPDEI